The Toxorhynchites rutilus septentrionalis strain SRP chromosome 3, ASM2978413v1, whole genome shotgun sequence genome includes a region encoding these proteins:
- the LOC129775131 gene encoding uncharacterized protein LOC129775131, with translation MKQQTILVLFAVLLVSASYADALVFVYAKTCASCKALGARYCGYGYIHSKGYVSCDGANSIANCDACKRRFGRCVSGAITECYVG, from the exons ATGAAGCAGCAGACGATTTTAGTTCTTTTCGCGGTTCTGCTTGTGTCGGCCTCTTACGCCGATGCTCTGGTGTTTGTTTAT GCGAAGACCTGTGCATCGTGTAAGGCTCTCGGGGCGAGGTATTGTGGTTATGGTTATATCCACTCCAAGGGATACGTTTCCTGCGACGGGGCG AATTCCATCGCCAATTGTGATGCTTGCAAGAGACGGTTCGGACGGTGCGTTTCCGGGGCGATTACCGAATGTTATGTCGGTTAA